The Thalassotalea sp. LPB0316 nucleotide sequence GTTGTACAGCCATTACAAAGAGCCTTTGAACAATTAGGCACGGATTTACTCGAAGCTGGCGCTATGCTCAATGCCAACAAATGGGATCAATTTTTCACCATCGTTATGCCATTGACCAAGCCAAGTTTTATCACAGCTGCGACCTTGGGCTTTGCTCATACGATTGGCGAATTTGGTATTGTCCTGATGATTGGCGGTAATATTCCGGGTGAGACCCGTGTTTTATCACTCGCGCTGTTTGATCATGTTGAGGCATTTGAATACCAACAAGCCCATGCACTCGCTATGAGCTTATTAATTGGCTGTTTTGCACTGTTGGCTGCTGTCGGTTTTATCAACCGCAAAAAGCCAACGCACAAAGCAGGGTTAGGTTAAGCACATGCTGAAAATTGATATTACCTGCCCACTAACCGACTTTGCTATAAACCTTAGTACGGCAATAAAAACCGATGCTATCACCGGCATTTACGGTCGTTCAGGTGCAGGAAAAACGACATTATTAAGAATTATTGCGGGGCTCAACAAGCAAGCTTGTGGCTGTATTTCTCTCGATAACGAGCCCTGGTTAGATTCTTCAAATAAGCGATTCATTGCACCTGAGAAGCGCCAAGTTTCTATGGTTTTTCAAGACGCTCGGCTATTCCCTCACTTATCGATAGGACAAAATCTAAAATACGCTCAACGACGCTGTAAAAATGCCAAGATACACTATAGTGAGTTGGTCGACACCATGGGAATTAAGCCACTATTAAATAAGGATATCCGTACCTTATCAGGTGGTGAAAAGCAGCGTATTGCACTTGCTCGTGCGTTATTGTCTGAGCCTAAACTCCTGCTACTCGATGAGCCCCTTAGCGCGTTAGACAGCGGTAGTCGCAAACAATTTATTGCCCTACTGAGAAAGATCCACAAAAAGTATCAAATCCCGATGCTATTTGTTTCACATCAAATTGCTGAAATTCAACAATTAACCGACCAATTACTAGTACTTGATCACGGCAAAATTCACCACTTTGGCCCAACAACCGAGGTGATTCATACATTAAGTGATCTTGGTGATATTAACGAGCAAACTAGCTTAAGTTTAACTGTCGCTAAGCAGATGCCAGAATACGGTATTACCGAGTTAGTATTACTCGGCGAACAGACACTTTATTTACCGAGTCACTATTTAGCTGGCGATGAACATAAAGTGCGATGCACGGTCATGTCAACAGATATCAGTATCTGTATTGATCACTCGCCGACAACGTCGATCATGAATGTGTTACCTGTGGTAATCAACAAAATCAATCGGCTACATAATAAAGCTAAAATACAGGTAAGTTATAAAACACAGGTCTTTTTTGTCACGATTTCGCTGTACTCACTCACCACATTAAATTTAACACTTCAGCAAACAGTGTATATTCAATTTAAAGCCAGTGCCTTAAAAACAATTTAAAGGATTCAAGGTGTTAACAACTAACGAGCAATTAAAATATCAACGCCAAATCATGCTCAAGCAAATTGGTGAACAAGGTCAACTCGCACTGAGAAAAGCCAAAGTCATGATCGTTGGCCTCGGCGGTTTAGGTCACCCCGTCGCTATGTATTTGGCTGCTGCCGGTATTGGTGAGTTATTTCTTGCCGACGGCGATGTGGTCGATATCAGTAATTTACAGCGCCAAGTGCTCTTTAGCGCTGACGATATTGGTGAAAACAAAGCACAACGGGTTGCCGACAAACTGCAAGTACAGAATCAAGATATTGATATTGAAGTGATTGACGAGATGCTTGATGAAGAATCAGCTGATTACTACTGCTCACTGGTAGATATTGTGATTGACTGTACCGACAACATTAGCACTCGGCTGTTGTTGAATAAACAGGCATTCACCCACGGCAAAACCCTTATTTCTGGCGCAGCGACAGGTTTTGATGGCCAGTGTTTTGTCTTAAATAGACACCTGCATACAGATAACAAACAAACATCGGGCTGTTATCAATGCTTGATCCCAACTGCACAAGACGCACCAGCGTTAAATTGCTCGACTGTCGGTATTCTAGGCCCAGTGTTAGGTATTATTGGTGCAATGCAAGCACTGCTGTGTATAAAAGTGATTTGTGGCTTAAGCGTACCATCACAAAAATTGATGGTTTTTGATGGCATGTACCAGCAATGGCAGGAATTTAACATAACGGCAAATGAACAGTGTCCAATTTGCCGTTAGCTATTGTTAAATACTGAGCTGCTTATTTTCGAAATAAACGCGCTAAACCTAATAAACCAAGTAAGGCAAATGACATTGAGCCGCCTGAACTTGAGCCACCATCTGGTGTTGGCGTCACAACAGGCGCTCTAGTTGTTGGCGTTTTCTCAACATTTTCTTCAGTATTCGTGGCGTCATCAACAATGGTAATTGAAACAATTGAAACAAGATTCTCTTGTCCTGGGACAACAGTACAATCACTGGTATCGTAGTTCACCATAGGCATATCATTACACGTTGATAAGCCGTTAATTTCTTCGACAACATCCATACCACTGACCACTTGACCAAAAGCAGTAAAACCACCGTTTTGGTTGTCTAAATTAGCGCTGTTATTCGATACATTGAAAAACCATTGGCTAGTTGCACTATCTGGATTACCTGCCACTTTTGCCATCGCGATGGTACCGGCGGTATTTGACCAAACAGGCTCATTATCAACAGTCCCTTTGGTCGTGATAGCTTCTAAGGCTTCACCGTTAAAAGTAAAACCACCACCTTGAACAACAAAGTCGCTAACACTGCGATGAATAACGGTATTAATGTATGAATCATCTGCAACATAAGCCAAGAAGTTCTCAACCGTTTTCGGCGTTGATTGATCAAACAAGTTAACTTGAATTGTGCCGACGGAAGTTTCAATATCAACAATTGTTGCATAGCTTGTTGGTATAAAAAATAAACTTACTGCAACCCCTACTGCTTTTAAAAGAGTTTTGTTTTTCATAATATTAATTCTAATGCTGAAAGAAAAATAATAGACAACGCTGAAGTAATAACACTCATCACGCCAACGCTTGGGCGACTAACTTGCCAAGGTGTTCGGGTAAAGTCAATGATAGCGCGATATCTTTTGCCTGCTGTGACATTTTCTTCCATGTTTTTTGGACGATCTTAATAATTTTTTCATCATCGTGCTTACTGGCAAAGGCGTCAAAGTAATAACTCAAGAATACTAAGCAAGCGACATCTTCTAAGGTTTGCGTATCGCTATTCGTTTTAAGCTGCTCTTTTCTTAACATTACCCCTGTTTGCTCAGCTTCGCTCTCGCTGTAACCGTGCTCACGCATCACCTCCATTGCGGTTTCTGCGTGAAAAACACCGAGCGCTTTACGCCAAGCGTAATAACCCGCTTTGCCCAATGGATATTCGCTTCTTGCAATATGCCAACGTTTGACATGTTGTGCCCTCACAGCAATTTGCAACAGATCGCTTGCTTGTGGCCAATATTGATTCAAACACTTGGTCATACGTCGACCGTAAATCAACTCTTTAGCTACTGACTGACCATCGACCACTTCGCTATTCGGATCTTGAGCATTAATCTCATCAATTTTGGCCAATACGGCCTGTAATTTAGTAGACATAATTGTTGAATATTCACTGTTTGTAGATTTTTATTTAGTGTACCTGTAAACACACTAAATACTACTGAAATGAAGACAAAAATTTAACGATTATTGTCATTCGTTTGCTTGTTGTTCAGGCGATGTTTACGTATAATGTCGCCCCGTCTTGCTATACTTGATTTTTCATTCTAATGATCAAGTTTGGCTACATTTTCAAATTTCCTGACATCTGGGTTTAACATGACGACAAAATATATATTTGTAACGGGCGGTGTTGTTTCGTCGCTAGGTAAAGGTATTGCAGCTGCTTCATTAGCCGCAATTCTAGAAGCGCGTGGTTTAAAAGTGACCATGTTAAAGCTTGACCCTTACATTAACGTAGACCCAGGTACTATGAGCCCAATTCAGCACGGTGAAGTATTCGTGACTGAAGACGGCGCAGAAACCGACTTAGACTTAGGTCACTACGAGCGTTTTATCCGCACCAAAATGACCAAGCGCAATAACTTTACTACGGGTCGTATTTACCAAGATATTCTTGCTCGCGAGCGCAAAGGTGAATTCTTAGGTGCTACAATTCAAGTGATCCCACACATCACCAACGATATTAAACGCCGTGTAATTGAAGGCGCTGAAGGCTACGACGTTGCCATGGTTGAAATTGGCGGCACGGTAGGTGATATAGAATCACAACCATTCTTAGAAGCCATTCGTCAATTAGGTGTTGAATTAGGCCGTGAACGCGCTATGTTCATGCACTTAACGTTAGTTCCTTACCTCGCTGCATCAGGTGAAATTAAAACTAAACCGACCCAGCACTCAGTTAAAGAATTACGCTCAATTGGTATTTTCCCAGATATCCTTGTTTGTCGCTCAGAGGGCGCTATTCCAGCCAACGAGCGTGCGAAAATCGCCCTATTCTGTAACGTTGAAGAAAAAGCCGTTGTCTCAATGCGCGATGTCGACTCAATATACAAAATTCCAGCCTTGTTAAAATCACAAGGTACGGATGAAATTGTTGTTAAGCGCTTCGGTTTAGATGTACCAGAAGCTGACTTATCTGAATGGGAAAAAGTGCTTTACCAAGAAGCAAACCCTGTTGGTGAAGTGACTATTGGTATGGTCGGCAAATACACCGAATTACCGGATGCCTATAAGTCAGTGAACGAAGCATTAAAACATGCCGGTTTAAAAAACCAAGTAGGTATCAACATTAAG carries:
- the modC gene encoding molybdenum ABC transporter ATP-binding protein; this encodes MLKIDITCPLTDFAINLSTAIKTDAITGIYGRSGAGKTTLLRIIAGLNKQACGCISLDNEPWLDSSNKRFIAPEKRQVSMVFQDARLFPHLSIGQNLKYAQRRCKNAKIHYSELVDTMGIKPLLNKDIRTLSGGEKQRIALARALLSEPKLLLLDEPLSALDSGSRKQFIALLRKIHKKYQIPMLFVSHQIAEIQQLTDQLLVLDHGKIHHFGPTTEVIHTLSDLGDINEQTSLSLTVAKQMPEYGITELVLLGEQTLYLPSHYLAGDEHKVRCTVMSTDISICIDHSPTTSIMNVLPVVINKINRLHNKAKIQVSYKTQVFFVTISLYSLTTLNLTLQQTVYIQFKASALKTI
- a CDS encoding DUF4202 domain-containing protein, with the protein product MSTKLQAVLAKIDEINAQDPNSEVVDGQSVAKELIYGRRMTKCLNQYWPQASDLLQIAVRAQHVKRWHIARSEYPLGKAGYYAWRKALGVFHAETAMEVMREHGYSESEAEQTGVMLRKEQLKTNSDTQTLEDVACLVFLSYYFDAFASKHDDEKIIKIVQKTWKKMSQQAKDIALSLTLPEHLGKLVAQALA
- a CDS encoding CTP synthase: MTTKYIFVTGGVVSSLGKGIAAASLAAILEARGLKVTMLKLDPYINVDPGTMSPIQHGEVFVTEDGAETDLDLGHYERFIRTKMTKRNNFTTGRIYQDILARERKGEFLGATIQVIPHITNDIKRRVIEGAEGYDVAMVEIGGTVGDIESQPFLEAIRQLGVELGRERAMFMHLTLVPYLAASGEIKTKPTQHSVKELRSIGIFPDILVCRSEGAIPANERAKIALFCNVEEKAVVSMRDVDSIYKIPALLKSQGTDEIVVKRFGLDVPEADLSEWEKVLYQEANPVGEVTIGMVGKYTELPDAYKSVNEALKHAGLKNQVGINIKYIDSQDIESKGEEVLQGLDAILVPGGFGERGVEGKIAAAKYARENKVPYLGICLGMQVALIEFARNVAGLEGAHSTEFNPETPYPVVGLINEWLDEEGQVEYRDESSDLGGTMRLGSQLCHLVKGTKACDVYGSETIYERHRHRYEVNNTLREKIANAGLVFSGLSSDKKLVEMIEIPDHPWFIAGQFHPEFNSTPRDGHPLFESFVAASFEYSKQESN
- the modB gene encoding molybdate ABC transporter permease subunit; translation: MFDHPDITALLLTLELAAITTLILLVVCTPIAWWLAHWQSRAKFLVEAFITLPLILPPTVIGFYLLIAFGPNSAFGQLWQALTGSQLAFSFSAIVIGSLFYSLPFVVQPLQRAFEQLGTDLLEAGAMLNANKWDQFFTIVMPLTKPSFITAATLGFAHTIGEFGIVLMIGGNIPGETRVLSLALFDHVEAFEYQQAHALAMSLLIGCFALLAAVGFINRKKPTHKAGLG
- a CDS encoding peptidylprolyl isomerase — protein: MKNKTLLKAVGVAVSLFFIPTSYATIVDIETSVGTIQVNLFDQSTPKTVENFLAYVADDSYINTVIHRSVSDFVVQGGGFTFNGEALEAITTKGTVDNEPVWSNTAGTIAMAKVAGNPDSATSQWFFNVSNNSANLDNQNGGFTAFGQVVSGMDVVEEINGLSTCNDMPMVNYDTSDCTVVPGQENLVSIVSITIVDDATNTEENVEKTPTTRAPVVTPTPDGGSSSGGSMSFALLGLLGLARLFRK
- a CDS encoding HesA/MoeB/ThiF family protein — encoded protein: MLTTNEQLKYQRQIMLKQIGEQGQLALRKAKVMIVGLGGLGHPVAMYLAAAGIGELFLADGDVVDISNLQRQVLFSADDIGENKAQRVADKLQVQNQDIDIEVIDEMLDEESADYYCSLVDIVIDCTDNISTRLLLNKQAFTHGKTLISGAATGFDGQCFVLNRHLHTDNKQTSGCYQCLIPTAQDAPALNCSTVGILGPVLGIIGAMQALLCIKVICGLSVPSQKLMVFDGMYQQWQEFNITANEQCPICR